The genomic region CGTCTCCGCGACCACCCGTCAGACGGTGCTGGCCGCGCTCGACGTGCTCGGCTACGAGCGGCCGACCCGGTTGCGCCAGCGCAGCGCGGGCCTGATCGGCCTGATCACCCCGGAGCTGAGCAACCCGATCTTCCCCGCGCTGGCCCAGGTCATCGAGCAGGTGCTCAGCCGGCACGGCTACACCCCGGTGCTCTGCACCCAGACCCCGGGCGGCTCCACCGAGGACGAACTGGTCGAGATGCTGGTCGAGCGCGGCGTGGCCGGGATCGTCTTCGTCTCCGGCCTGCACGCCGACTCCACCGCCGACCACGACCGGTACGCCAAGCTGACCGGCCGCCAGGTCCCGTTCGTGCTGATCAACGGGTACAGCGACCGGATCGCCGCACCGTTCATCTCGCCCGACGACCGGGCCGCGATGTGGATGGCGGTCCAGCACCTGGCCGAACTCGGCCACGAGCGGATCGGTCTGGCCGTCGGCCAGCGCCGGTACGTGCCGGTGCTGCGCAAGATCGAGGGCTTCACGGCCGCGATGCGGTCGGTGCTCGGGGTCAGCGCCGAACAGGCCGAGGAGCTGGTGCACCACACCCTGTTCAGCGTGGAGGGCGGGCACTCGGCGGCCGGCGTACTGCTGGACCGCGGCTGCACCGCGATCGTCTGCGGCAGCGACATGATGGCGCTGGGCGCGATCCGCGCGGTGCGCCAGCGCGGTCTGACCGTGCCGGGCGACGTCTCGGTGGTCGGCTTCGACGACTCGCCGCTGATCGCCTTCACCGAGCCGCCGCTGACCACCATCCGCCAGCCGGTGGAGGCGATGGCCACCGCCGCCGTCGACGCCCTGCTCGAGGAGGTCGGCGGCGAGCCCGCCCAGCGCGCCGAGTTCATGTTCCAGCCCGAGCTGGTGATGCGCGGCTCCACCGGCGCCCGGGCGCGGTAGGGCCTGTCCGGCCTGTCCGGTCGATCCTGCCGGATCGGCCGGGCCCCGAGGCCGCTGCGCCGGGCGGCGGCGTCGACAGGCGCCCGGCCGGCCCCGGTGCCAGCATCGGGGCATGGCGCAAACATCCCAGCAGCACGAGCCCAAGCAGCCGGCGCCGGC from Kitasatospora azatica KCTC 9699 harbors:
- a CDS encoding LacI family DNA-binding transcriptional regulator, which gives rise to MVAIGSGIVTTARLSDIAAQAGVSEATVSRVLNGKAGVSATTRQTVLAALDVLGYERPTRLRQRSAGLIGLITPELSNPIFPALAQVIEQVLSRHGYTPVLCTQTPGGSTEDELVEMLVERGVAGIVFVSGLHADSTADHDRYAKLTGRQVPFVLINGYSDRIAAPFISPDDRAAMWMAVQHLAELGHERIGLAVGQRRYVPVLRKIEGFTAAMRSVLGVSAEQAEELVHHTLFSVEGGHSAAGVLLDRGCTAIVCGSDMMALGAIRAVRQRGLTVPGDVSVVGFDDSPLIAFTEPPLTTIRQPVEAMATAAVDALLEEVGGEPAQRAEFMFQPELVMRGSTGARAR